From the genome of Candidatus Nealsonbacteria bacterium, one region includes:
- a CDS encoding prepilin-type N-terminal cleavage/methylation domain-containing protein: MVELLIVISILGLLASILL, translated from the coding sequence CTGGTTGAATTGCTGATTGTTATTAGCATTCTCGGTCTTTTGGCAAGCATTCTTTTGG